ACACATCGTCAATATCAAACATGATGGTTTCTCCAGGACTATACATAGTTTGATTACAAACCTCAACAAGTGTCAACTTTTCCAGGTCCCCACGGTCTATTTTCTGTGTTCCTCCATTATGAGGACATGATATCTGCTCCAGAGAGTCAACAAGTGATTTGACAAAAGGTTACAATACTTGGTATAGATATAAAGAGAACCTTAAGAAATGACAGAAGCCTTTGTTActacaaaggaaaaaagaagtaaCCGAAGGCTTTGAGGTGAATGATACTTCCTATAAGATATCCTTTTCCCCTTGTAGCTAAAAAATCAAATCCTATATGTCCGCAGATACTTGGCATGCAATTTTTACCCCTACCAAATAGACCACTAAAATTTGATTAGGAAGTTGAGGGTAGAACTATGGACTTCCTCTTCCACAAAACACAAGTGTAGTGGTAGTGTGGGTTAAATTGCAGAAAACTTACATATCCATGGATTTTAAGACTAGTCATATCAAATGATCTCATGTATCACTTCTACTTCCTGCATTCATGACTGAGATTTCTGTTTGTTCCTTTCTACATTTGTTTTTCTGGCTATATCAGTTCTCAACCTCTAATATTGGCTGAGTAATTATATTATCCTTTTGGACCATACTAGAGGTCACTGAATTTTCCTCTGTTTCGTGTTTTGAGGAATCTTTACATGATGTATATGTTTTTCCGTGAAAGAGAGAAGGGCAAGGATTTCACAATAGCTGGAACTCGAAGGATGAGGATTGAACAACCTATAGCCTACCCCAAGAAATAATTTCCTACCGGAGGACAAAAGGGAAATACTTGAAGCACACTTTGCTATGGGCAAGAGATGGACCATACAAAGAACTCATGTCTTCAAGAGAGAGCAACACTCACAATGCAGGCAGTTTACTGAGGTATGAGTAGTAACGAACCTGGTAATTACGGAACCACACGTGGTCATCTAGAATTGAAAACACAATTACATGATCATAGAAAGGTTTGGATTTCCGGTGATCCTTTGGGGTTCCAAAAATCTGATGAAACGAAAGAAAAAGGATGTGTTAGAATGTCATCAAAGATAGTAAATAATCATGTCACGATAAAGCTAAAAACTTACAGAGGGATTTACATAATGGATAATAAATGCAACTCAAACAAATAACCTATTGCATTTGAACCTTCAACCTCTAAAGAAACAGATtcaactatttatttttttacaaaaatgcTCTAACCATCACTTAATTTGAATAGCAAGAACACGTTGAAGAGTCACTGCAAGCAACAAACttgaataaaagaaaaggaGTGGAAACCAAAGTGCTTCTATATGACTACAACAACCAAACTTCTCCAGTAAAAACAGCATCTTAAATAGACCAAAAAACTATAGTCAAGTAAAAGGAGGTTTTCTGCTTCAGCCTCCTTAGAGGATGGAATAACTTATAGTTTAGCTAAACATAATAGGCAAAAACtgaaaaagtactataaatatCAACTGTCTACATTTAGTAACGAGGAATTATTACAAAGATTAATGCTCTGAACAAGGTCAAATTACCTGCATGAACATTTCTTTCAAAAGCTTCCAGTGAGGCTGTTTATCAAAATTGCTTGAGAAAGTCAAAATAGGACGTGAACCCTTCAAGTGATTTCCAGTAAGTTTTAATTCTTCCATCGTGTGCACTTCAAAAACAAAAGGAGAAGTAGAATAAGTTGTAATTCTTCCACTGTGTGCACTTCAAACACAAAAGTTCTGTAGAATAAGTTGGACCTTTCCTCATTCAAGAGAATATCACAAGTGAGGTGAAAAATGTATTTTCAGTTGCCATACAATTTCAATCGTATCCCACTTATACATGAACATCAGAACATGATTGATAAAAAGCATCTACTTGATTACCTGCATTGACTAAAAACTTCACAGATGGACCATTGGGGCATTTGGCCATCCAcaagtagaggtcttttcccttCCGGCactgaaaataagaaaatagaacatatataaaagcaaaaatatgATAACCATAAAAAACAGAAGTGATGAACCATGGCTTCTAAAGGATAAAAACCAAAAACGTCATTCAGCAGAATTTCTATTCATTATAGCCAAAACAAATACAGAGGCAACTCAATAAATCACACATTAAGTATATTTTCTAGAACAATAAATCCTAAAGCCTCTATTTGCCAAAATGATATGCCTATGGTATTCTCTGCAACAACTCAAACAGCCTCTGGTATCTGCCATGAGGTAATTTCAAGAGGTTGTCCTGCTCCCACCAGAGAAAATGAACTTGCCTAATATTTCCACAGTATTTGTGCagagtatttttgaaaataaatacttctttagaaattattttaggcatgttattttataatacaCCAAACCACAACCAAACAACCCATAAGAAATAATCTAATCATAACTTATATCACTATTATCAATGATGACATTACTTATACACCCTAATAATCAAAATTCTTATACACCCTACCAAACAACCGCTTAGTAATGTATGCGAAAAAACATCAAGCTCAATtaacaccaaaataaaattttcacaaGCAAACTGGAAAATAAAAAACATCAAAATACCTCAAAGAACAAGCAAGACGAACAGCTCTTCAACTCAACTAGCTCATTCAATGTTGCACCTTTAGCATCTTTAGACTCCACCTTGTTATCTTTCTTGCAGTGAGGCAAAAGAGACACCAAATTCAACATTAAATGCCGATACCTAAAATAAACCAAAATCAACAAAAACCCAACAACAAAAATCAATCTTTTTATCATTTACAGCGACCTTTTTGACTGACAAGCAAGAAAAAATCAATCTTTTTGATACCTAAAATACaccaaaatcaacaaaaaatcaATCTTTTTGATCATTTACAGAAACCCTTTTGACTAAATAGCAAGAAAAAACGAACCTGTAGCTAATACGACGAGAACAAGTAACCAAAACTTTCTCTTTATTTCTAAAAGTAACTACTGAActctctttttttccttcagTAGAACCATCTTTAAAACCTAAAAGAGTTCTCTTAGGCCTTTCTATTGCAGTTTCTTCTTTAGCCGTAGCCTCTACTTCTGCGTGCTTCCGCTTCTTTCCCATGGAAAATCTTGAAGAAATTGCTGGAATGGCGGCAGTGGTTTTAGGGATTGTACAGCACTCTTCTGCTTCTGAATTCGGCAGGGGTTGTAGGGATTGTTCTTCTGCTTCTGAATTTGCTTGAATGAGGCAGAGGTTGTAGGgattatatttgtatttggGCTAAGATAATGGGCTGATAAGGAATGGGCTGCGCTGCTAAGCTAATGGGCTGCTAGAATTTTAgccgagggtattttggtcatttacTTTGCTATTTTTTgcttcttaataaaaatacaggTGCTTCTCACAATTAACATTTCACATCAGATATGTTTGGGGCTTTTTGGTTTTGTTAGCTTCTGAGGACACGACCTTAGACAGGAAAGAATGGAGGTcgcatattagggtagaaggctagtaagGGTAGACagctagtagggatagaatgtTTGTCTTTCCTGTGATGGTTTAAGGTTGGTCTTAGGTCTAGATGTGCCATTATAGTTGTATTGTTATTGCGCTTGATTATCCCATTATCTTGATATTGGTATTGTGCTTGTCTTATAGAATTTGCATCGCCTTTCGTTTCAGttgttatgatatatatatatatatactgtgatTCTCCCTTATTTGGGATTGTTACTTTGAGCCGAAAGTCTTTCGAAAATagtctctctatctccatgaaaTAGTAATAAAGTTTGTGTACCTTCCTCATACCCCACTTGTGAAATTTTAATaggcatgttgttgttgttgttgttgggccTTTTTGGTTTTTGAGGTTTTGGGCCTTTAGTGGCTTAAGAGTTGAGCTGCCCTTTGGATGTAGGCTTTAAGGTAGCGATTTGGTAGAATACAGTAGTTTTGATCAAAACTTGGTATATAAGGAAGTTCGTTTAATGTGTAGACAAAATAAGTTTAGAACTTGAGGTAGTTGTTCTATAATGTAGAGCTCGTAAAGTTCAGAATTTGCAGTTTCTTCTTTAGCCGTAGCCTATGTTTCTGCGTGCTTCCACTTCTTTCACATTGAAAATCTTGAAGAATTTGCTTCAGAAGAAATGGTGGCAGGGGTTTTAGGGAGAATTAGGATTGTATTTGTGTTTGTAAAGGATTTCAATTTGGGCTTTCTTTTTAGGCCTGCTAAGCTAATGGACTACTAGATCTTTAGGGAGAATTAGGATTGTATTTGTGGTGGTTGTTGGTCGTAACTGTAGCCGGAGGGATTGTGAGAGTAACCGAACATTTTTTTTTTCGCCGGAGAAGtttcaattttttgaaaaaaaaaagatggtgcatttcatataaatatacttacaccttgtttggatggttgttaagTATTGCAAGTCTATTTTGATtggtaattaaataaaaatattgttatataaTGATGAAAGATTTATTTTATGTAACGATTAAATTgatgtaatgatgaaagaatgGAGGTCacgtattagggtagaaagGTAGTAAAGGTAGACACCTAGCAGGGATAAAATGTTTGTCTTGCCTGTGATGGTTTAGGGTTGGTCTTAGATCTAGATGTGTCATTATAATTGTGTTGTTATTGCATTTGATTATCCCATTATCTTGATATTAGTATTGTGCTTGTCTTATAGAATTTGCATCGCCTTTCATTTCagttgcttatatatatatacacatatgtgTGTGTGTTAATTTTTTctgattattttaatttaaatgatTGAGTAGACGATTATTAGTTAATTTAATCAAAAGGataaaaaatgcaatctttAACCAAAAAAGGTATCACGTTAAGAATATTTTCTCACAATTAAAAAAGAAGTAACtccaaaattaaatttcttttgacaTAACATAACTAATTACATCAGCCTAATAATTGCATATTTTTTGAGCTTGAAAAATATCTTCATTTTCTTCCCTACATATATATCCATCAATGATACGTGGAACTGCAAATTGGGAAAACGACCTTCAGCCCGTTtggatttatttttataaataagcagttgagtgtttggataaaagtgtttaaatgaggaaaataatgtgatttttagggttaaaagaataaaaaggatagtttgagaatttagttaaaatataagggatataaaagtaatttccatggttaaagaaaatgactttaagccgttagaaaaaaaaaagttaggaatcctaacttttcatttttgactgactttaaaaactttatgacttaaaatTAACactaggcaaacacgtccaaaagctaaaaaagggcttcccatccaaacgggctccttATAATGTGATTAGAAAATCTCTACTAATTAAATATAGGCTAATTGCCTTCATTAATGCAACAGCCAAAATGTTTTGTCATTACTTTCTGGGCTAAAAAGTGCATAAAACTTCTCAATTATCGACATTCTTGATTCAAAATTCTATTTATTCcatctcaaaataattatcattttaatatatatatttgattaataaatataattattttgattgGCGAGTGAAATATGTAACAAACGGAATTTTTGAAAGACAAAAATATCAAAGTTAAGAGGTTGATAAAATATCATCTTTCACTTTAATAATGCAATTATATTTTGATCAACATAACAATTGCAAGTTGTTTGAATTTGATCATCTCCATTTTCTTCCCTTTAATACCCATTAATGATAAGTGGAATTGTTAATTGGGAAAACGACCTTATTATAATGATTAATGTGATTTTAAGAAACTCCACTAATTAAATGGAGGCTAATTGCATTCATTAATGTAGTAGTCAAAATGTTTTGGCATTGCTTATTGGGCTAAAAAGTGAATCAAACCTATCAATGCCTGGAAAAATGCTATTTGTTCAAGAAGTTCTATTTTGGGGTCCGATTTATCTAGGGATCGCAATGGGGCGGAGTGGGGCTGGTTTAGAGCTCTACGGGGCAGGTTGCGGGTTTAAGAtactaaataataatttaagaaaattaattttttgtaattagtaaaaattaaagatataaactttttatattaaactttgacttaattttaacttttttttaaaaaattaaactagACGTGTCTAGTGAATTTTAGTTATTGAAATGTTAATTAGAAATAGTTAATTAgcgattaaaaaataattataaaaatattaactagaaataattaattagttgttgatgttgattagcgaaaaataaaaaaaaattatgaattttatttttcatattaaactcaattaaaaaagaaaaaaattaaaaatttatgcgGGACGGATCTATGCGGGCGAGGCGGAACGGTATAAAATTTTTACAGATTAAGCTCAACCCTCCCCACCCCGCCTCATTGCCATCCCTAGACTTATCGAGATACGTGCTAAATGTCGCATTTTAGGGTAAGGTGATCTTTATCAATCTTTCTTGTTATGTTTATTATGATCTATATAAAATCATTTCACTATAGCAATAAAATCCTGGGTAGTAAAAAAAGTAAGATGTTGTATTTTCACCTTTCCcttcttttgtttgttttggACCTGAAAAGTGTTAAGAACAAATCATGCTGTTATAGAAATATTTTACTAATGcatcaaaagaaataaaaccAAGCCTTGTGAAACCACAAGATGCAAAGTCCCGTACTAGTACCGCACAACAAATCTTATTAAAAATGATCTTATGTATTTtttctgtctcaatttatgttagtttatttatttattatattttattatttgataaatGTTTAATGACGTTATCAGTATTTTACTCATGTCGATTCAacttatttgataaaatatcttttattggCATGGGATTAAACAATCGTGGAAAAGCATCTATAAAGCACCTttaaagtataaatattaaaattgtaaaaaGATTTTCCCACATCAAATAGATATATCAacaaaaatctttaaaatattaaaaattactcTCGACATAAAACAGATACATCAACGAAGAGGTATTTAGCCtcttattagtattagtattgagATTCTGCTAGTACACACTACATTGTAGACCAAATGCATTATGACAACAATTAGTAAGTTATACCAATCTTGGTGGGTCAATGTTGTCATGCTTCATGGATATTGGATAGTACGTGTACGcaaatgtttatttattttatccatTTGTGTACACTTTGCCAACTCAATCACAAACacttttttttatgataatattggTGTTCGAATTAATTTGGcgtcttaattattttattggaTATTAAGTCTTTtccattattatatatatatacgtggAGAATCTATATTAAGATAGAAGGCTAGTATATAATCTCGTTATTCTTCTATATTAGTAGACGCATtaacgcactataatttcttgtgctctgacttctgttattatctctctattactttctgtactttgattactctattttatctgtgtcgctttcgttatttgcattattcgttatttgcttttccataaagctttgaacttcttagtcttatctgacctctttttatgcttcttttgagccgaggtctctcggaaacagccgtcctaccttagtaggagtaaggtctgcgtacactttatcctccccagaccccacgttgtggaatttcactgggttgttgttgttgtaattcaATTTATCAAAgttaagataaataaaaatagattatTTAGGCCttagttatttttattaagattaactggtttgaatttgaattcacatttaagtattaaaatgttgtatctaaatttgaacattaaataattaatattgttaatttattttcttcggGTCTAAATATGTATAGTTAtaagaattatttaatataaaaatttaaaaatatagtcTTAAATTAATATTACATCAATATTTTACTTGAGAAGAtattaatataacataataagatcactaaattaaataaaatatgaaatatctcATTACAATTTGTCATGAAATAAGAGAACAAAATAGTAAAGAATAAGAGCACCAAAATAAGATTGAAGGTCAAAGAATGACATAATATcatctattatattttttatcagacccaaaatatttattcatggtttgttttatctttaacaaattaatgcttgttaattaattaaggttTTTAAGACTTCCTTACGGATCTGATAGAATCAGACTAAATAAAACGGAATATATGGCAAAATCTTAACAAAAATAAATGTACTTGATGGGCTAAGATCTGaataattattcaaattaattaaaagagaaaatCAAAGTTGAAATTAAACCTACGTCAAGTCAAGTTTATATTATAACAACAAAAGCTTaacataaaaattaaacatATAATTCATTCGTTCACTTTTACGTATTTATTTTGAACTTCGCACGACTTTTAACAAATAATGATTAATATGATATTTTACAACAATATTCATATTGATTGATGTATAGTCTTAGGTCTTGATAAATAATTTGcggaataaataattaatgttaaggataaaacaagaaaaaaatatttttttttgatatattaaaaataaaaatatatttttaaaatattggacAAGTAAAAGTAAACAAAAGGAGAGTAATATAtagaaagaacaaaaaaagcAACTACTATAATTTTAGCTTGAGGATATCACATAATTATGCAACCATTTGGATTATCATGATAGCCATAATAGTCACCGGCTTGAGGGAAATAGGATGCTGGTGGTTCATGGTGGTGCCCCAACAACAAGGGTGGTTGTCCACGGTGGTACCCCAACGATGGTTGTGGTTGATAACGGTGGTGCCCCATTAGCATTGGGGGCGGTCCATGGCATTGGTGATGTCCCATTAAAGGCGGTTGCAACGCCATGCAACGACGTAGAGTATGATGGTTATTCTCATGCAAGTCATCCAAAGGGTCATGAAAATTCATCCTATTGCCCATCTCAAGGCTATCAACTCTCCTCATTCTCGAAAATTGTTCTGAGTCATCGCAGTAATTTCTAACATGCGATGGGGGTTGTGGTAATGGATGACATGGCCATAACGATGGTGGTGCTAATTGCAAAAAAGGTAATGGATGCCCCCGAAATTCAAAACAATCATGCTGGCATGCTTGTGCAACGTGTTCACCGtgttgtggtggtggtggtgccTCTTTTTCAGGCATTGGAGGTGGCGGAGGCGGCGGTGGTGGACAAGGCTGTCATACCACACATGAGAAACATTGTtagaatttaatttttgtgcattgatacataaaaataaaataaaaaataaaaagttactCTCGATGTCCCAAATTCTATTGcagattttgaatttcaaaagcCAAACAATTTAAGTTTTATCGTGAATTTGGACATGgaatcttcaattttttttaaaataaaattactccATCTGTTTcagtttcaaaaagaatgatctACTTTCCTTTTAGtatgtttcaaaaagaatactcactttcatttttagtagtttaaaaaagaatgacccattttctttttgataatattttaatttcaactttctaCATAACAAGTTTAAGGCCATaagattaaaggacattttaacacatttgacataattttaatttaggaccataaaattaaaaattcttttttatttccttACACTCCGTATCAAATCAAACTAGAccattcttttttaattgaagtgagtatatatataaaaagtactTAAGTTACAATGATTCACAattgaaaatattcaaaagatgtatgaaaaaaaattacaatcaaAGGTAAACATGTTTGATACTTGAAATTTAAAAGGTACCACATAAAATTAagacataatatttaaatttttcaatttttccaaaTAATGTAATATACCTTGCATTTCCGCGGACGAATCATGTCAGGATCCATTGAAGAAAGCTTTCACGCCCTACAAGTTGGAATCTTtctcatattaatataatatataaaatacattTCATAAAATTGATTGAAATTCATACAATTTAATTCTCGATAAACGAAatatgacaagtaaaagtgaacaaaaaaataaaagaaagatgtattaaactaaaagaataaagaagagCACTAACAAGCACTCACCAACTTTTCTGGTAATAGATTTGTTCTCTTTGGTCTTCAATCAAAACCTAGGAGTAATTAATTAACccct
The genomic region above belongs to Solanum dulcamara chromosome 5, daSolDulc1.2, whole genome shotgun sequence and contains:
- the LOC129888898 gene encoding ribosome biogenesis protein BRX1 homolog 1-like, producing MGKKRKHAEVEATAKEETAIERPKRTLLGFKDGSTEGKKESSVVTFRNKEKVLVTCSRRISYRYRHLMLNLVSLLPHCKKDNKVESKDAKGATLNELVELKSCSSCLFFECRKGKDLYLWMAKCPNGPSVKFLVNAVHTMEELKLTGNHLKGSRPILTFSSNFDKQPHWKLLKEMFMQIFGTPKDHRKSKPFYDHVIVFSILDDHVWFRNYQISCPHNGGTQKIDRGDLEKLTLVEVGPRFCLNPIKIFGGSFGGPTLYENPFYVAPNQIRSLEKKQKAGKYAKKVKAKTRRKIHQLSNPMEVDEFADMWKE